The following are encoded together in the Bacillus sp. NP157 genome:
- a CDS encoding UDP-N-acetylmuramoyl-L-alanine--D-glutamate ligase, with the protein MRWAELEGQRLAVWGFGREGRAALDAIARRLPGHAVDLYVGPDEGDAARAAYPSATVHATPPDAAALSAYDVVVKSPGISAYRPELLDAQASGTRFTSGTALWFGGHAGTRTVAVTGTKGKSTTSALIAHLARSLGVRTALAGNIGLPLLELDDGEADLWVIELSSFQTSEALGVDLGVVTSLYEEHLDWHGSRERYVDDKLKLLAASSRVLVNAMQPALLARAADHPGLHTFGDADGWHVAEGWIRRGGEDIVRADRVAAPGLHNAINACAALSALELMGLDARAAAPALSTFLPLPHRLQPLGEQGGLQWINDSISTTPLASLAALESVHDDRVALIVGGHDRGLDWTVFVEAMRAQAPLAIVCQGKNGPRIADALEAAGVAGVYRAVDLAAAVGAARNALEGRGTVVLSPGAPSFDQFRDYAERGKRFAQLAGFDARAAGIQGLGVA; encoded by the coding sequence ATGCGTTGGGCTGAACTTGAAGGGCAACGCCTCGCGGTCTGGGGTTTCGGTCGCGAGGGTCGCGCTGCGCTCGATGCGATCGCCCGGCGCCTGCCCGGCCATGCGGTAGACCTCTACGTCGGCCCGGACGAAGGCGACGCCGCGCGCGCGGCGTATCCGTCGGCCACCGTGCACGCGACGCCGCCGGATGCGGCGGCGCTTTCCGCGTATGACGTGGTGGTGAAATCGCCGGGTATCTCGGCGTACCGGCCGGAACTGCTCGATGCGCAGGCATCGGGCACGCGCTTCACCTCGGGCACGGCGCTGTGGTTTGGCGGCCATGCCGGCACGCGCACGGTCGCCGTCACCGGGACCAAGGGCAAGAGCACCACATCGGCATTGATCGCGCATCTCGCGCGGTCGCTCGGCGTGCGCACCGCACTGGCCGGCAACATCGGCCTGCCGCTGCTGGAACTGGACGACGGCGAGGCCGACCTGTGGGTCATCGAGCTGTCGAGCTTCCAGACCAGCGAAGCGCTCGGCGTCGACCTCGGCGTAGTCACCAGCCTCTACGAAGAACACCTCGACTGGCATGGCTCGCGCGAGCGCTACGTCGACGACAAGCTCAAGCTGCTGGCCGCCTCGTCGCGCGTGCTGGTCAATGCGATGCAGCCGGCGTTGCTGGCGCGTGCGGCGGATCATCCCGGCCTGCATACCTTCGGCGACGCCGATGGCTGGCACGTGGCCGAGGGCTGGATCCGGCGCGGTGGCGAAGACATCGTGCGCGCCGACCGCGTCGCCGCTCCCGGGCTGCATAACGCGATCAATGCGTGCGCCGCGCTTTCCGCGCTGGAACTGATGGGCCTGGACGCACGTGCCGCCGCACCGGCGCTGTCGACCTTCCTGCCGCTGCCGCATCGCCTGCAGCCGCTGGGCGAGCAGGGCGGGCTGCAATGGATCAACGATTCGATCAGCACCACCCCACTGGCGAGCCTGGCGGCGCTGGAAAGCGTGCACGACGATCGCGTCGCGCTGATCGTTGGCGGGCACGATCGCGGGCTGGACTGGACGGTGTTCGTCGAGGCGATGCGTGCGCAGGCGCCGCTGGCGATCGTATGCCAGGGCAAGAACGGTCCGCGGATCGCCGATGCGCTGGAAGCGGCGGGCGTGGCGGGCGTGTACCGCGCCGTCGATCTCGCCGCGGCGGTCGGTGCCGCGCGCAATGCGCTGGAAGGCCGCGGCACGG